AGCCGGCCCCGCAGCAAGGCCGCGATGGCCCGTTCGTCTTCGACCACCAGGACTCTCGGCGTCGCCTTCATTCCCACCTGACGTGCACGCTGCCCCCTGCTGCCCCCCGAAGGCAGCATTGCCGATCCTGCGTCCCTGGTCCACCTCGGGCTCGCAGTATCAACCACTTGGATCGACGGAATAGACGATCGGATTGACCCGGAGGACCACCTTCTGCAAACCGCCACGGCGCATCTTGACATGACGGCATCGGGCGAGGGCCAGAGGGACCCGCATCGTCGGATTCCGTGGTGTAGTGGAGCATCTCGTCATGGACCTGGTGCGCCCGGGCCGGTCCAAGGAACCGGATCCGGAACGCGCTCACCCCCCTGCGGGTGATCTGCCGGGGCCCCCGTGCGCAGCAGCTGTGGCTGCTCGTCGGATCCCTTCACCCTCGCCCGGCACCGGCTCCGCAATGGCCGGATCCCGCCGCCGAAGCGCAGGCAGCCTCCAGAACCCTTTCGGTTCGGAGAGTGGGAGCGGATCGTCGCGGCCATCGACGAGGGGAACCGGCCGAAAGCAGCTTCCGGGAAGGTCTATTGCCTCTCAGGCCAAGTGGCGCTACGATAGAAGCCGATTGGCCCACACGGCGGGAGGAGACTCATGCCAACCACGGCGTTCGACGTGCTCGGTGGGAAGGACACTCTGGGAAAGCGGGCGTTTACCACGACCGCCGCTTTGGAGCTGGTCCGCCACGGCTTGCCCTACCGCTCCCTGGAGAGCGCCGTGGAGCATTGCGGCGCCCAGCAGGCAGAGATCACGCAGGTGCTCCAGATCCCCAAGCGAACGCTTCTCCGCCGCAAGAAGGAGGATCGGCTGCTGCCGGCGGAATCCGACCGCCTGTTTCGTCTCGCCCGGGTCGTCGCCCACGCCATCGACGTACTCGAGAGCGAAGAAGCCGCCCAACGCTGGCTGAAGAAGCCAAACCGCGCCTTGGGCGGCCAAGTTCCGCTCCACCTCCTGGATACGGACGCCGGCGCCGGCCAGGTCGACGACGTGCTCACCCGAATCGACCACGGCGTCTTCTCCTGACGCCGATGATCGTTTGGCGGCTGTGCCGGGCGAAACGCCGGTCCGAGGCGTTCACGGGGGAAGGTGCCCGGTTGGCCGGCGGGCGGTGGAACCCGAAGGGAACCCCGGTCGTCTACACCGCCGAGTCCCTGGCCCTGGCGGCCATCGAGCTCTTCGTCCACCTCGACCCCGCAGAGCTGGCCGCCGCCTACGTCTCGTTTCCGGTATCCGTTCCTGGGGATCTGCCGATCCAACGCGTCGATGTGAAGACGCTCCCGAGGAACTGGCGAGACACCCCTGCCCCTCCCGAGCTCGCCCGGATCGGCCGGCAGTGGGTGGACGGTGCCCAGACGGCCATCCTGCAGGCGCCATCAGCGGTTGTCCCACAGGAGTCCGTTCTGGTCCTGAACCCTGCCCACCCGGACTTTGCCCGGATCCAAGTGGGCAAAGCGCAGCCCTTCGAGTTCGACCCGCGCTTTCGAAAGTCCTGAAGTCCTCTCGGGAGTCGAACCGTCCTTCCCGGGTGTCGACCGATCCTCCGCTACTCCTCAAGGACGTTCGCGGGATGGTCACGGCGTCCGCTACGCGTTTCCCCCCGATCGGGGAGGACCCAGCCGGGGGGTTCCGACGGCCTACGCAGGGCCACCCCTGCGGGACCTGATCACCCATCCGGATACGCCCCCGCCGGTCCGGCCCGACCCGCAGGGTGAGACCCAGGGGTATTCTTTCTCCCCTCTGTACCGCACGGTACCGCAGGCGGCCAGGTGGAGAAAGGCCTCCAGGAGCTCAGCGGCAGCCAGGGGTTCCTGCGGGAGCACCTGGTCGGCGATCGCCCTCCGGAGTTGCTCGAGCTCCTCGGCCAGGTCGAAGCTCCCCCGGTAGCCCACGAAGTGCCCGCCCGCGGCGAAGGCGGCGATGGCCCGGCGCAACGTGCCGGCCAGACCGCCCTCTCCCGGACCGCGTCCGCCACCTCGGCGAGGAGGGCCGCGACGTGCTCGTCCCGGAGCACGCGCCGGAAGAAGGTGCGCGACGCCCTCCCGTGGCGGTCCAGGTAGCCGTGGAGGCCGCGAAGGTGCCGCACGCCGGCGTTGCAATCCTCGGCTTCCTCCCGGTCCCGGGCTTTCGGCGTCCGCTGGCCGAGGAGCAGGCGGGCGGCCAGGGAGTGCGGCGTAAGGATTTCCCCCGTCCGCTTTGACTTGCCCGCCGGCGCCCCGTGCTCTATCTTGATCCGACGCGTGAACCCGTAACCCGGGCGGCGGACGGCCGCGGCCCACCCAGACAGGAGGCAGTTGCAGTGAAGAGAGTGTTCTTGTTCGTCGTGACGAACCTGGCCATCGTGCTCGTGCTCAGCGTGGTGCTGAGCCTTCTCGGGGTGGGACGGCTTCTGGACGAGCAGGGGGTCGGGCTCGACCTGTACAATCTGGTCGTCTTTGCCGCCGTCTTCGGCTTCGGCGGCTCGCTGATCTCGCTCGCCATCTCCAAGTGGACGGCCAAGCGCCTCACCGGCGCGCGCACCATCGAGACCCCCCGGGGAGAGCTCGAGACCTGGCTCGTGGAGACCGTGCGGCGCCAAGCCGCGGAGGCCGGGATCGGGATGCCCGAGGTGGCGATCTACGACTCCCCCGACGTCAATGCCTTCGCCACGGGGGCACGGCGCAACAGCGCGCTCGTGGCGGTGAGCACGGGGCTGCTGCGGCAGATGACCCGCGACGAGGCCGAAGCCGTGTTGGGGCACGAGGTGAGCCACGTGGCCAACGGCGACATGGTGACCCTGGCGCTGATCCAAGGAGTGGTCAACACGTTTGTGATCGTGGCGTCTCGGGTGGTGGGACACCTGGTGGACCGGGTGGTCTTCAAGACCGAGAGGGGCCACGGCCCCGCCTTCTACATCACGAGCATCGTGGCCCAACTCGTATTCGGGATCCTGGCCAGCACGATCGTGTTCTGGTTCAGCCGGCAGCGCGAGTTCCGGGCCGACTCCGGCGGCGCACG
The Thermodesulfobacteriota bacterium genome window above contains:
- a CDS encoding antitoxin Xre/MbcA/ParS toxin-binding domain-containing protein encodes the protein MPTTAFDVLGGKDTLGKRAFTTTAALELVRHGLPYRSLESAVEHCGAQQAEITQVLQIPKRTLLRRKKEDRLLPAESDRLFRLARVVAHAIDVLESEEAAQRWLKKPNRALGGQVPLHLLDTDAGAGQVDDVLTRIDHGVFS
- a CDS encoding RES family NAD+ phosphorylase, encoding MIVWRLCRAKRRSEAFTGEGARLAGGRWNPKGTPVVYTAESLALAAIELFVHLDPAELAAAYVSFPVSVPGDLPIQRVDVKTLPRNWRDTPAPPELARIGRQWVDGAQTAILQAPSAVVPQESVLVLNPAHPDFARIQVGKAQPFEFDPRFRKS
- a CDS encoding DUF6880 family protein, producing MRRAIAAFAAGGHFVGYRGSFDLAEELEQLRRAIADQVLPQEPLAAAELLEAFLHLAACGTVRYRGEKEYPWVSPCGSGRTGGGVSGWVIRSRRGGPA
- the htpX gene encoding protease HtpX, which encodes MKRVFLFVVTNLAIVLVLSVVLSLLGVGRLLDEQGVGLDLYNLVVFAAVFGFGGSLISLAISKWTAKRLTGARTIETPRGELETWLVETVRRQAAEAGIGMPEVAIYDSPDVNAFATGARRNSALVAVSTGLLRQMTRDEAEAVLGHEVSHVANGDMVTLALIQGVVNTFVIVASRVVGHLVDRVVFKTERGHGPAFYITSIVAQLVFGILASTIVFWFSRQREFRADSGGARLASRERMVAALERLRRTAAQPHLPDQMAAFGISGTVGQGLKRLFMTHPPLEERIAALKQGR